Proteins from a single region of Haloplanus sp. GDY1:
- the lysA gene encoding diaminopimelate decarboxylase, translating into MSEEAAAGDAGPDVRRLADWSAADLRDLAAEYDTPLYVTDLDRVRENARRLRAAFPDADVRYAVKAHTGRAVLETVREAGLGAECASAGEVVRALDAGYEAVQYTAVNPPAADLDTVVSRWADGADLTVVAGARDTLTRLRDRGFDGRLAIRVNPGVGAGHHEKVTTGGHAKFGVPYDRAADVVADARADFDVVGIHAHAGSGISGDDLSAHRELVARMGDLAREVGDLEFVDVGGGFGVPYREDEPPLDLPAVAAATREALGDVDAALAVEPGRYVVADAGVLLTRVNTVKPVDDAGSTGAVPVVAGVDAGMTDLLRPAMYDAYHAIRNLTEERPERPVTVAGPVCETADLFCEERRLPTPRRGDLLAVGSAGAYGYEMANTYNSRPRPAEVVIDGDPRLARERETLDDLTALEGDR; encoded by the coding sequence ATGAGCGAGGAGGCGGCCGCCGGCGACGCCGGCCCCGACGTGCGGCGCCTCGCCGACTGGTCGGCCGCCGACCTGCGGGACTTGGCCGCCGAGTACGACACGCCGCTCTACGTCACCGACCTCGACCGGGTGCGGGAGAACGCACGGCGCCTGCGGGCGGCGTTCCCCGACGCGGACGTCCGCTACGCCGTGAAGGCCCACACCGGCCGGGCCGTCCTCGAAACCGTCCGCGAGGCCGGCCTCGGGGCCGAGTGCGCCTCGGCGGGCGAGGTGGTCCGCGCCCTCGACGCCGGCTACGAGGCGGTGCAGTACACGGCGGTCAACCCGCCGGCTGCGGACCTCGACACCGTCGTCTCGCGGTGGGCGGACGGCGCCGACCTGACCGTCGTGGCCGGCGCCCGCGACACCCTCACCCGACTCCGCGACCGGGGGTTCGACGGCCGGCTGGCGATCCGCGTGAACCCGGGCGTCGGCGCCGGCCACCACGAGAAGGTGACGACGGGCGGGCACGCCAAGTTCGGCGTGCCCTACGACCGCGCCGCCGACGTGGTGGCCGACGCCCGCGCGGACTTCGACGTGGTCGGGATCCACGCCCACGCCGGCAGCGGCATCAGCGGCGACGACCTCTCGGCTCACCGCGAACTCGTCGCCCGGATGGGCGACCTGGCCCGCGAGGTCGGCGACCTGGAGTTCGTCGACGTGGGCGGCGGCTTCGGCGTCCCCTACCGCGAGGACGAACCACCCCTGGATCTGCCCGCCGTCGCCGCGGCGACCCGGGAGGCGCTGGGCGACGTGGACGCCGCCCTCGCCGTCGAACCCGGGCGCTACGTCGTCGCCGACGCCGGCGTCCTGCTGACCCGCGTCAACACGGTCAAGCCCGTCGACGACGCGGGGTCGACGGGCGCGGTTCCCGTCGTCGCCGGGGTCGACGCCGGCATGACGGACCTGCTCCGCCCGGCGATGTACGACGCCTACCACGCCATCCGGAACCTGACCGAGGAGCGCCCCGAGCGCCCGGTCACCGTCGCCGGCCCCGTCTGCGAGACGGCCGACCTGTTCTGCGAGGAGCGCCGGCTGCCGACGCCGCGTCGGGGCGACCTGCTCGCCGTCGGTTCGGCCGGCGCCTACGGCTACGAGATGGCGAACACCTACAACTCCCGTCCCCGACCCGCGGAGGTCGTGATCGACGGCGACCCGCGACTCGCCCGCGAGCGCGAGACGCTCGACGACCTGACCGCGCTGGAGGGTGACCGATGA
- a CDS encoding 2,3,4,5-tetrahydropyridine-2,6-dicarboxylate N-succinyltransferase, whose translation MTLESDVSDLWQRYDDDEVDAETASPDDRDTLDAFLDGLEAGEVRAAEKRGGEWEANEWVKRGILLNFGLRPTEARAYGGVDYHDVLPLRETADLGERGTRNTPDGTTIRRGAYLGSDCIMMSPSFVNVGAHVGDGTLVDSCDTVGSCAQIGENVKLGANTLIGGVLEPVEDAPVIVEDGASLGAGCRVTSGFVVGENTVVGENTLLSPRIPVYDLVEEEVIYGHLPPERRAFTRMVESSIGDHDIFAGGAYKPAVVATDIEAETRDATRREEALRE comes from the coding sequence ATGACACTGGAATCCGACGTCTCCGATCTGTGGCAGCGCTACGACGACGACGAGGTCGACGCCGAGACGGCCTCCCCCGACGACCGCGACACGCTCGATGCCTTCCTCGACGGGCTAGAGGCGGGCGAGGTTCGTGCCGCCGAGAAGCGGGGCGGGGAGTGGGAGGCAAACGAGTGGGTCAAGCGCGGCATCCTGCTCAACTTCGGGCTCCGCCCCACCGAGGCACGCGCCTACGGCGGCGTCGACTACCACGACGTCCTCCCGCTCCGCGAGACGGCCGACCTCGGCGAGCGCGGAACCCGCAACACGCCCGACGGCACGACGATCCGTCGCGGCGCCTATCTGGGCAGCGACTGCATCATGATGAGCCCCTCCTTCGTCAACGTGGGCGCCCACGTCGGCGACGGCACGCTCGTCGACTCCTGTGACACCGTCGGCTCGTGTGCGCAGATCGGCGAGAACGTCAAACTGGGCGCGAACACGCTCATCGGCGGCGTCCTCGAACCCGTCGAGGACGCGCCGGTGATCGTCGAGGACGGCGCCTCGCTCGGTGCCGGCTGCCGGGTCACCTCCGGCTTCGTCGTCGGCGAGAACACGGTCGTCGGCGAGAACACGCTGCTCTCGCCGCGCATCCCCGTCTACGACCTCGTCGAGGAGGAGGTGATCTACGGCCACCTGCCCCCCGAGCGCCGGGCCTTCACCCGGATGGTCGAATCCTCCATCGGCGACCACGACATCTTCGCGGGCGGCGCGTACAAGCCCGCCGTCGTCGCGACGGACATCGAGGCCGAGACGCGCGACGCCACGCGGCGGGAGGAGGCGCTCCGGGAATGA
- the dapB gene encoding 4-hydroxy-tetrahydrodipicolinate reductase → MIEVAVTGAGGHMGREVLAAATDREGMDVTLAVNRTAVGPVEGIEIEDEADLPRLLDERDPDVLVDFTVPDPSARYVEACADAGVAAVVGTTGFSESQLAVIADAAEAVPVLRAANFARGVAALRRAIREAVAAVPDYDAELTETHHNRKRDAPSGTALTILDDVDRTRDGTADRVHGREGEQPREEGEVGVHARRAGDVTGEHELLLAGNHEVLTLTHRAESRGVFAEGALDAADWLVGRPAGEYDFEDVL, encoded by the coding sequence GTGATCGAGGTGGCCGTCACCGGCGCCGGCGGCCACATGGGCCGGGAGGTCCTCGCCGCGGCGACCGACCGCGAGGGGATGGACGTCACCCTCGCCGTCAACCGCACGGCGGTCGGCCCCGTCGAGGGGATCGAAATCGAGGACGAGGCCGACCTGCCGCGCCTCCTCGACGAGCGCGACCCCGACGTGCTGGTGGACTTCACCGTCCCCGACCCGAGCGCCCGGTACGTCGAGGCCTGCGCCGACGCGGGCGTCGCCGCCGTCGTCGGCACGACGGGCTTCTCCGAGTCGCAACTCGCGGTGATCGCCGACGCCGCCGAGGCGGTCCCGGTCCTCCGGGCCGCGAACTTCGCCCGCGGCGTGGCGGCGCTCCGGCGGGCGATCCGCGAGGCCGTCGCCGCCGTCCCCGACTACGACGCCGAACTCACCGAGACCCACCACAACCGCAAGCGGGACGCACCCTCGGGGACGGCGCTGACGATTCTGGACGACGTCGACCGGACACGGGACGGGACCGCCGACCGCGTCCACGGCCGCGAGGGCGAACAGCCCCGCGAGGAGGGCGAGGTCGGCGTCCACGCGCGCCGGGCGGGCGACGTCACGGGCGAACACGAACTACTACTTGCGGGGAACCACGAGGTACTGACGCTCACGCATCGCGCCGAATCCCGCGGCGTCTTCGCCGAGGGTGCGCTCGATGCCGCCGACTGGCTCGTCGGCCGCCCGGCCGGCGAGTACGACTTCGAGGACGTACTATGA
- the dapA gene encoding 4-hydroxy-tetrahydrodipicolinate synthase, which yields MTLSEFRGVYPAMTTPFHEDGSIDFELLRDDAQRLADAGVDGLVPVGSTGESATLSHDEHVEVVEAVVDAVDVPVIAGAGSNNTAEALSLSRRSAEAGADGLLLISPYYNKPEPAGMYEHYRTIADEVDLPQIVYNVPGRTGRNVDVDTTVDLAAHPNVRGYKAASGDLNRVSEIVERTRDEEFSVLAGDDGLILPTLSVGGAGTISVVANVEPERTVDLVQSALDGDYEHARERHHELGPLMRALFWETNPIPVNEAMAIRGYGPGRVRSPLTRLSEDLRADLEAVLADLDPVEAEA from the coding sequence ATGACGCTATCCGAGTTCCGCGGGGTCTACCCCGCCATGACCACGCCGTTCCACGAGGACGGCAGTATCGACTTCGAACTGCTCCGCGACGACGCCCAGCGGCTCGCCGACGCCGGCGTCGACGGCCTCGTCCCCGTCGGCTCGACCGGCGAGAGCGCGACGCTCAGCCACGACGAGCACGTCGAGGTCGTCGAGGCCGTCGTCGACGCCGTCGACGTGCCCGTGATCGCCGGCGCCGGATCGAACAACACCGCCGAGGCGCTCTCGCTCTCCCGGCGCTCCGCCGAGGCCGGCGCCGACGGCCTCCTCCTCATCTCGCCGTACTACAACAAGCCCGAACCGGCGGGGATGTACGAGCATTACCGAACCATCGCCGACGAGGTGGACCTGCCACAGATCGTCTACAACGTCCCCGGACGGACGGGCCGGAACGTCGATGTGGACACGACGGTCGACCTCGCCGCCCACCCCAACGTCCGCGGCTACAAGGCGGCGAGCGGCGACCTGAATCGGGTGTCCGAAATCGTCGAGCGCACCCGCGACGAGGAGTTCTCGGTGCTCGCGGGCGACGACGGCCTCATCCTCCCCACGCTCTCGGTCGGCGGGGCGGGAACGATCAGCGTCGTCGCCAACGTCGAACCCGAGCGGACGGTCGACCTCGTGCAGTCGGCGCTCGACGGCGACTACGAACACGCCCGCGAGCGACACCACGAACTCGGGCCGCTGATGCGCGCCCTGTTCTGGGAGACCAACCCCATCCCGGTCAACGAGGCGATGGCCATCCGCGGCTACGGCCCCGGGAGGGTCCGGTCGCCGCTCACCCGCCTCTCCGAGGACCTCCGCGCCGACCTCGAGGCCGTCCTCGCCGACCTCGATCCGGTGGAGGCCGAAGCGTGA
- a CDS encoding DUF7549 family protein, whose amino-acid sequence MWVRSEYAGELAVLTTWLSALIPWNLTYVSGVAGGAFLFVRFPLLQVRYNFGVPLAAGVAVADPLSAAAFQRGRGLELAYQVWGVGAALFLAALAVSVVYYRRESWAESWPVDPVRLLGALLLGTGVVFAAATSLLLSRGFPGLPIPLGVVFLLLFGGVLLTVDRTERGERSSP is encoded by the coding sequence ATGTGGGTCCGGTCGGAGTACGCTGGCGAACTGGCGGTCCTGACGACGTGGCTCTCGGCGCTGATCCCGTGGAATCTGACGTACGTCTCGGGGGTCGCGGGCGGTGCGTTCCTGTTCGTCCGCTTCCCGCTCCTGCAGGTGCGGTACAACTTCGGCGTCCCGCTGGCCGCCGGGGTCGCCGTCGCCGACCCGCTCTCGGCGGCCGCCTTCCAGCGCGGACGGGGGCTCGAACTCGCCTATCAGGTCTGGGGGGTCGGTGCGGCGCTCTTCCTGGCGGCGCTCGCCGTCTCCGTCGTCTACTACCGCCGCGAGTCGTGGGCCGAATCGTGGCCGGTCGACCCCGTGCGCCTCCTCGGCGCGCTCCTCCTCGGCACCGGCGTCGTCTTCGCGGCGGCGACGTCCCTCCTCCTGTCGCGGGGGTTCCCCGGCCTCCCCATTCCGCTCGGCGTCGTCTTCCTCCTCCTGTTCGGCGGCGTCCTCCTGACGGTGGACCGGACGGAGCGAGGAGAGCGGTCGTCCCCGTGA
- a CDS encoding DUF5793 family protein, giving the protein MRRDHFELEAHNVDWVETGEPPAEPRVVIDFHGPKETLTDRLTDAEGDLLEAGETDVTFRLQDSLDSPDATGVVSVTDRITGDFLLELNEDADDVLRFVRAAREYGQSTDDDAGRYSVVLRIDGETVATYSKSTFLVYDANGSLLRSKSLIPSGVEL; this is encoded by the coding sequence ATGCGCCGCGACCACTTCGAGTTGGAAGCACACAACGTCGACTGGGTGGAGACGGGGGAGCCGCCGGCCGAGCCCCGCGTCGTTATCGACTTCCACGGGCCGAAGGAGACGCTGACGGATCGACTGACCGACGCGGAAGGTGACCTCCTGGAGGCCGGGGAGACGGACGTCACCTTCCGACTGCAGGACTCCCTCGACTCGCCGGACGCGACGGGGGTCGTCAGCGTCACCGACCGGATCACCGGCGACTTCCTCCTCGAACTCAACGAGGACGCCGACGACGTGTTGCGGTTCGTTCGCGCCGCCCGCGAGTACGGTCAGTCGACGGACGACGACGCCGGCCGCTACAGCGTCGTCCTCCGGATCGACGGCGAGACGGTCGCCACCTACTCCAAGAGTACCTTCCTCGTCTACGACGCCAACGGGAGCCTCCTCCGGTCGAAGAGCCTCATCCCCTCCGGCGTCGAACTGTGA